GGCGCGTTTTATTACGGTAAAGTTGCTTACAACTGGTAACACACAGGAGGCGCACCGCTTTTCGCCATGACCGCCATTGAATCCGATCTTTTGCAATTGGCTTACCCTCCGCGGCTCGATCTGGGGCCGCAACTCACTCACGAACAGTTATTGAGCTCGATGCAGGCCACCATGGGCCGGCACAAGGGTGGGCCGGTCTGGCTATTTGCTTACGGTTCGCTGATTTGGCGCCCTGAATGCTCGTCGACCGAGCGGGTGCGGGCACGGGTGCACGGCTATCACCGCGGCCTGTACCTGTGGTCCCACGAGCATCGGGGTACGCCGGAACTGCCGGGGTTGGTGTTCGGGTTGGATCGCGGCGGCTCCTGCAGTGGGTTTGCCTACCGCCTGCCGGAAGATCAGCTGGAAGCTTCGCTTTACGCGTTGTGGCGTCGCGAAATGCCGTACCCCTCCTACCGGCCACATTGGCTCAGCTGCCGTCTGGAAGATGGCAGTCAGGTACAGGCGTTGGGGTTTGTATTGGAGCGGCACCTGCCCAGCTACGCCGGCAACTTGCCCGACGCGGTACTCAATCATGTGCTGGAAAGCGCTTGCGGGCGTTACGGCACTACGCGCGATTATGTCGAGCAGACCGTCAACGCCCTGCGTAGCCACGCCATGCCAGACAAGAATCTGGAGGCGCGGCTCAAGCGGTGTGCCAAGGATTGCTCAGGCGGTTAACGCGCCGAGCTGACGCTGTTGGTGTGCCACAGCGTTGGGATCAGGAACGCGATAGCCAGCAGGCACGCGCCAATCAGCAGTACAAAACCGCCGTCCCAGCCGAAATGGTCCACGGTGTAGCCCATCGCCGCACTCGCGGCTACCGAACCGCCCAGGTAACCAAACAGACCGGTGAAACCCGCAGCGGTACCGGCGGCTTTCTTCGGCGCCAATTCCAGGGCCTGCAGGCCGATCAGCATCACCGGGCCGTAGATCAGGAAGCCGATCGAGAACAGCGCGATCATGTCGACCATCGGGTTGCCCGGCGGGTTGAGCCAGTAAACCAGGGTCGCCACGGTCACCAGTGCCATGAACACGATGCCGGTCAGGCCACGGTTGCCACGGAAGATTTTGTCCGACATCCAGCCGCACAGCAGCGTGCCCGGAATACCCGCCCACTCGTAGAAGAAGTACGCCCAGGACGACTTGTCGACCGTGAAGTGCTTGGCTTCCTTGAGGTAGGTCGGTGCCCAGTCCAGCACGCCGTAGCGCAGCAGGTAGACGAACACGTTGGCAAACGCGATGTACCACAGCATTTTGTTACGCAGCACGTACTTGACGAAGATTTCCTTGGCGCTGAATTCGTCTTCGTGGCTGGCGTCGTAGCCTTCCGGGTAGTCGTTCTTGTACTTCTCAATCGGCGGCAGGCCCACCGATTGCGGGGTGTCGCGCATGGTGATGAAGGCAAACGCCGCCACCAGCAAGGCCACGGTGGCCGGTACGTAGAATGCCGCGTGCCAGTCGTTGAACCAGGCCATGCCCAGCAGGAACAGCGGGCCGATCAGGCCGCCGCCGACGTTGTGCGCCACGTTCCATACCGACACTACGCCGCCGCGTTCTTTCTGCGACCACCAGTGCACCATGGTCCGCCCACTTGGCGGCCAGCCCATGCCCTGAGCCCAGCCGTTGATGAACAGTAAAATGAACATCATGGTCACGCTGGACGTGGCCCAAGGTGCGAAACCGAAAATGAACATCACCCCCGCCGACACCAATAGGCCGAAGGGCAGGAAGTAGCGTGGGTTGGAGCGGTCGGACACCAGCCCCATCAGAAACTTGGACAGGCCGTAGGCAATCGCAATCGCCGACATCGCCAGGCCCAGCTCGCCACGGGTGTAACCCTCGTCGATCAGGTAGGGCATGGCCAGCGAGAAGTTTTTGCGTAGCAGGTAGTAGCCGGCATAGCCGAAGAAAATACCGGCGAAGATCTGCCAGCGCAGCCGTCGGTAGGTACTGTCTATTTTTTCTTCAGGCAGGGGCGCCTGGTGTGCGGCAGGACGAAAGAAAGCAAACATTCAAGAGCTCCAAATTTCTTGTTTTGACTGCGGATGCGAATGTTACAGTTTCGTTACCGAAAATAGCATCGCCTCTTATCCGCAAACACAGGAAATGGGAGCAATCGCATGTTCTGTTATGAACATGTCGCTAATAGATAAGTGATGGTCGTGAGCAGTGCTTAAGGCCACTGAGGATCCAATGTGGGAGCTGGCTTGCCTGCGATGGCGGTCTGTCTGCCAACCCGCTATCGCAGGCAAGCCAGCTCCCGCATTGATTTCATTTCAAATCGGCTAGCGGGTTTGCACGACGATTTTGCCCACCGCCTTGCGCTGCCCCAAATCATTGATTGCCTGTGCCGCCTGTTCCAGCGGATACACCTGAGACACCAACGGTTTCAACTTACCCTCGGCATACCAACTGAACAATTGTTGGAAGTTCGCCGCATTATCCTGTGGCTGGCGCTGCGCAAACGAACCCCAGAACACCCCAACCACCGCCGCGCCCTTGAGCAGTGCCAGGTTCACCGGCAGCTCCGGAATGCGCCCGCTGGCAAAACCGACCACCAGCAAGCGGCCATTCCAGGCGATGGCACGGATGGCTTGGTCGAACAGATCACCGCCCACCGGGTCGTAGATCACATCGGCGCCGTTGCCGTCGGTCAGGCGCTTGATCTCGTCTTTCAGGCTGGTTTCGCTGTAGTTGATCAGCTCATCGGCCCCGGCGGCCTTGGCCACGGCCAGCTTGTCGGCGCTGCTGGCGGCGGCGATTACGCGCGCGCCCATGGCCTTGCCGATTTCCACCGCAGCCAGGCCCACGCCACCGGAGGCGCCGAGCACCAACAGGGTTTCACCCGGTTGCAGGTTGGCCCGTTGTTTCAGCGCGTGCATCGAGGTGCCGTAGGTCATGCTGAAGGCGGCGGCGGTGTTGAAGTCCATGCTCGGTGGGATCGGCAGCACGTTGTAGCCCGGCACCGCGACCTGTTCGGCAAAGCTGCCCCAGCCGGTCAGGGCCATGACCCGGTCGCCGACTTTCAAGTGGCTGACCTTTTCCCCCACGTCACTGACCACGCCCGCCGCTTCGCCACCCGGCGAGAACGGGAAGGGCGGCTTGAACTGGTACTTGCCTTCGATGATCAGGGTGTCCGGGAAGTTGACCCCGGCGGCATGCACGTCCAGCAGGATTTCGTTCTTCTTGATCGCCGGGCTTGCGATCTCTTCCAGCACCAGGGTTTCGGCGGGGCCGAAGGCTTTGCACAGCACAGCTTTCATCGGACTATTCCTTTTGGCGTCGTGGCCGATAAGTGTAGGAGGGTACGCCCGTGGGTCAACGAGCATGCCCGGGCCTGATAAGTCGCCATAAGCTTGTGCTCAGCCTTGCTAGCGTTATGCTACCTGGCAACCGAATGTGAGGAATGAACTGTGAAAGCGTGGATCCTGTTGATGCTGGCCCTGACCTTGCCGATGGCAGCCCAGGCCGAAGAGGCCAAAGAAGGCGAGGCGCCGAAAGTCAGCTATATCAGCCTGAGCCCGCCGTTCGTGGGCAACTATGGCCTGGACGGCACGGGGAAACTCAAAGTGTTCAAGGCCGACATCGCCCTGCGCGTGACCGGCACCGAAGCGGCTGCGGCGGTCAAAGCCAACGATCCCTTGATTCGTAACCAACTGGTGGCGCTGTTCACCCAGCAGACCAACGAAACCATGAGCACCGTCGACGGTAAGGAAAAACTGCGCCAGGAAGCCCTCAAGCAAACCCAACAAGTGATGAACGACGAGACCGGCAAGCCGGTGGTGGAAGACCTGCTGTTCAACAACCTGATCATCCAGTAAGCCTGTTTCTGCGGCGAGCGGGGCTTATGTGGCGAGCGGGGCTGTTGTGGCGAGCGGGCTTGCCCGCGTTGGGCGGCGAAGCCGCCCCAAAACCAAACGCCGCGGTGCGCCTGAAAAAATGTGGTGGACCAGGATGGGGCTGCTGCGCAGCCCAACGCGGGCAAGCCCGCTCGCCACAACACCCCCTCCCACCACAACGAGCCCCCGCTCACATCGATCAAGACGCGAGGCTTTTGCGAAACCTGGCCAATGCCACCGCAAAAAACAACAGCCCGATCCCCGCCAGCGCCAGCAAATCCGGCCACACCACGCTCACCCCGGCATCCCTGAACAAAATCGCCGCACTCAAGCTCACAAAATGCGTCGACGGCGAGCCCTGCATCACCCATTGCAACCATTCGGGCATGCTGTCCAACGGCGTACTGCCGCCTGACAGCAACAGCATCGGGATAATCACCGGGATCGCCAGCAAGCCGAACTGCGGGGTGGAGCGGGCGAGGGTCGCGAGGAAGATCCCCAACGCGGTGCTGGCAAACAGGTACAGCGCCGTGACGAACAGAAACAGGCTCAGCGACCCGGCCAGCGGCACGCCGAGCAGCCCTTTGACCACCACCTCCAACGACAGCCAGGTACACAGCACCACCACCAGCATATTGCTCCAGATTTTTGCCAGCATGATTTCCAGCGCAGTCAGCGGCAGCACCAGCAGGTGGTCGAGGGTGCCGTGCTCGCGTTCGCGCAGCAGCGCGGTGCCGGTCAGGACGATGGCGAGGATGGTGATGTTGTTGATGATCTGGATCACCGCCAGAAACCAGCCGCCCTCCAGGTTGGTGTTGAACAGGGCCCGGGTCGTGAGCAGGGCCGGTGCTTGGCTGGCCACATCGGTTTGCCCACTGTAGGTCAGCAGCTCGCGCTGGAGAATCCGCCCGATGTAGCCTGCGCCCATGAACGCCTGGCTCATCGCCGTGGCGTCGACGTTGACCTGCACAGCGGGCTGGCGGCCGGCCAACAGGTCGGCCTGGAAGTTCGCTGGCACGTTGATCACGAAGGTGTATTCGCCACTGTCCATGACCTTGTCCAACTGGTCGTAGGCCAGCGGCGCGGGTGGCTGAAACTCGGGCGGCTGCAGCGCCTCGGCCATTTGCCGGGAGAGTGCGCTGTGGTCTTCATCGACAAACGCTACGCTGGCGTTGTGCACACCAATCACCGAGCCGGCGGCGGGCATGTAGATGGCCACGGTGAAGGCGTAGAACAAAAACAGCAGCAGCACGCTGTCATGGCGCAGGCTGGTGAGTTCTTTGAGGCCCAGCCGCAAGATATGCGCAAGCGTATGCATCAGGCCTCCTGTTTCTTGAGCATCACCAGGCTCAACCCGGTAAACCCGACGAAAAACCCGAACAGCGCCAGGCATTGCGGCCACAACTGGCGCAGGTCCAGAGCCTTGGTGAAAGTGCCCACGGCGATATCCAGGAAGTGCCCGGCGGGAAACAGCATGCCCATCAGCGCCGCCGCGCCTTCCAGGGACGAGCGTGGCACGATCAGCCCGGAGAACTGGATGGTCGGCAGGCTGGTGATGATCATGGTGCCGAGGATCGCCGCGATCTGGGTACGGGTGAACGCGGAAATCAGCAGGCCCATGCTGGTGGTGGCCAGCACGTACAGCAGACCGCCGAAGGCCAGGGTCAGGCCGCTGCCCTTGAATGGCACGCCGAACAGCCAGCGGTTCATTGCCACCAGCAGCGCCAGGTTGACCAGGCTCACCGCCAGGTACGGCGCCTGTTTGCCCAGCAGGAACTCCAGGCGGGTCAGCGGTGTGGCGTAGAAGTTGGTGATCGAGCCCAGCTCTTTTTCGCGCACGATGCCCAGCGCGGTGAGCATCGCCGGGATAAACGCCAGGATCAGTGCCATCACCCCCGGACCGATGGCATTCACGCTGACCACGTCCTGGTTATAGCGAAAGCGTGTT
The genomic region above belongs to Pseudomonas poae and contains:
- a CDS encoding gamma-glutamylcyclotransferase, with amino-acid sequence MTAIESDLLQLAYPPRLDLGPQLTHEQLLSSMQATMGRHKGGPVWLFAYGSLIWRPECSSTERVRARVHGYHRGLYLWSHEHRGTPELPGLVFGLDRGGSCSGFAYRLPEDQLEASLYALWRREMPYPSYRPHWLSCRLEDGSQVQALGFVLERHLPSYAGNLPDAVLNHVLESACGRYGTTRDYVEQTVNALRSHAMPDKNLEARLKRCAKDCSGG
- the glpT gene encoding glycerol-3-phosphate transporter; this encodes MFAFFRPAAHQAPLPEEKIDSTYRRLRWQIFAGIFFGYAGYYLLRKNFSLAMPYLIDEGYTRGELGLAMSAIAIAYGLSKFLMGLVSDRSNPRYFLPFGLLVSAGVMFIFGFAPWATSSVTMMFILLFINGWAQGMGWPPSGRTMVHWWSQKERGGVVSVWNVAHNVGGGLIGPLFLLGMAWFNDWHAAFYVPATVALLVAAFAFITMRDTPQSVGLPPIEKYKNDYPEGYDASHEDEFSAKEIFVKYVLRNKMLWYIAFANVFVYLLRYGVLDWAPTYLKEAKHFTVDKSSWAYFFYEWAGIPGTLLCGWMSDKIFRGNRGLTGIVFMALVTVATLVYWLNPPGNPMVDMIALFSIGFLIYGPVMLIGLQALELAPKKAAGTAAGFTGLFGYLGGSVAASAAMGYTVDHFGWDGGFVLLIGACLLAIAFLIPTLWHTNSVSSAR
- a CDS encoding NADPH:quinone oxidoreductase family protein; this translates as MKAVLCKAFGPAETLVLEEIASPAIKKNEILLDVHAAGVNFPDTLIIEGKYQFKPPFPFSPGGEAAGVVSDVGEKVSHLKVGDRVMALTGWGSFAEQVAVPGYNVLPIPPSMDFNTAAAFSMTYGTSMHALKQRANLQPGETLLVLGASGGVGLAAVEIGKAMGARVIAAASSADKLAVAKAAGADELINYSETSLKDEIKRLTDGNGADVIYDPVGGDLFDQAIRAIAWNGRLLVVGFASGRIPELPVNLALLKGAAVVGVFWGSFAQRQPQDNAANFQQLFSWYAEGKLKPLVSQVYPLEQAAQAINDLGQRKAVGKIVVQTR
- a CDS encoding flagellar basal body-associated protein FliL yields the protein MKAWILLMLALTLPMAAQAEEAKEGEAPKVSYISLSPPFVGNYGLDGTGKLKVFKADIALRVTGTEAAAAVKANDPLIRNQLVALFTQQTNETMSTVDGKEKLRQEALKQTQQVMNDETGKPVVEDLLFNNLIIQ
- a CDS encoding ABC transporter permease, producing MHTLAHILRLGLKELTSLRHDSVLLLFLFYAFTVAIYMPAAGSVIGVHNASVAFVDEDHSALSRQMAEALQPPEFQPPAPLAYDQLDKVMDSGEYTFVINVPANFQADLLAGRQPAVQVNVDATAMSQAFMGAGYIGRILQRELLTYSGQTDVASQAPALLTTRALFNTNLEGGWFLAVIQIINNITILAIVLTGTALLREREHGTLDHLLVLPLTALEIMLAKIWSNMLVVVLCTWLSLEVVVKGLLGVPLAGSLSLFLFVTALYLFASTALGIFLATLARSTPQFGLLAIPVIIPMLLLSGGSTPLDSMPEWLQWVMQGSPSTHFVSLSAAILFRDAGVSVVWPDLLALAGIGLLFFAVALARFRKSLAS